aatgagaaaatgattGCCATAAATGAATTATAAGACTTTTTCTATGCCCTAAAAAAATGACCAATATCAGTGGGGCAAGATAAGTAAGATAACTAGACAGGACCAAATAAGTACAATCACAAAAGCCCATGGCCAAATAAGTACGAGGactatatagtaaagataaaGAAGGAAGACCTGTGTTCAAAAATACTCTTCTAAACCTTTCATCTTATAGCTAAATCAACCAATAATTCAATCATGCAAAACACTCGACATTCACAAGAGGAACGATTTAGAGTAGAAAAGTCATTTGATTAACAAGAGAAACAAGCATTTTAAGCAGAGTTCAACACAGTTGATTTaacaaacaaaccaaaaaagacaaaatttGAAGTAATAGTCTATATAAAAGACTAGAGGATCAAGCATCAACATCGTCAACAACATGGACAATCTTGGCTGTGGGCTTAGCCAACAGGTCGGTATACTCTTGGAATGGGGATTTTGTGAATCTAGTCTCCCTCCAGAAATCTGGAGTTAAGAACCCATAGGTCTTCAACAAACAGTCAAAAGTTGCCTGCAAATAACAATCTTTATCAGTAATATAAGGAGTATACATGAACAAGCATTCAAAATAGTTTTCATTGACCATTTGATCAGCGTAACATAAATATTATCACAAACCATAAATACAATACTAGCATGATTTGATCAAAGCATAAAATAAGCCACAGCAACAGATATGATTTAATAACGcatcaataaaaatcaaaacacaatGACAAACAATTAGAGTGTCTAAACTTGAGAATTAGCTCAATTTCATCAATCAACCAAAGAAATAACGGTAGAATACAGGggaaaaaacaacaaaatacatatatataataataataaaaaaagatatgtTATACAAACTGGTTTAATTGAGAACAcacttaaataaaattgaaattagagAGAATTAGAGGAGAAGAAACCTTGACAAAGTTTCCAAGAGTCTTTGTAGATCCACGGGAGGAAGTAAAGACATCATCAATTCCGGCAAATTGGAGGACCTTCTTGGGCACGCGAGCAGCGACAATACCGGATCCACGGGGAGCAGGCACCATCCGCACAGTGACAGAGCCACACTTGCCGGTGACCTTGCAAGGCACGGTGTGGACCTTTCCGATCTTGTTTCCCCAGTACCCTCTCCTCACTGGAATCACAGACAGCTTCGCCAATATAATTGCGCCGCGGATTGCGGTGGCCACCTCCTTGGAGCACTTTACCCCCAGTCCGACGTGGCCGTTGCTATCTCCGACGACCACGAACGCCTTGAACCTTGTCCTCTGCCCAGCACGCGTCTGCTTCTGGACAGGCATGATTTTCATGACCTCGTCCTTGAGGGATGGCCCCACCAGGAGGTCTATGATTTGGTATTCCTTGATTGGGAGGGAATGCAGGTAGATCTGCTCAAGTGATTTGATCTTTCCGTCCCTCACCAATCGCCCGAGCTTCGTGCACGGCACCCACTTCTCCTCCTCTGCCTCGCGCCGAGGGCGCCGTCCACGTCCACGCCCTCCCCTATCTCCACCGCGGCCGCGACCGCCGAATCCGCGCCCGAACCCGCCCCTGTCTCCGCCTCTGTCGGCCATGAATTTTTAGGTGTAGATTGAGGGAGAAATGTGAATTTGGGTGTGCTCAAACCCTAGCACACTATATAAAACCTATATCTAATGGGCTTAGGGTTTACTCCTTTGGCCCATCCTCACTGTTATCTCTAATTGGACCTCGTTTTGTTATGGTCCAGCGTGACAAATAACATCTTTCATCAAATCTTAAATACATAttggaaattttgttttagttttataattttccacttagatactctctccatctcaactaaatttagttatttcatttttttataaaaaacaaaatatccaaTCACTTTtcctttactttattctctttatatttcttactactttatttttttcatttttcaacacaatttcttaatatccgtatctaaaaattttaattcaacttagttggaacTCAAAGATTTGAGTAGATGACTTACATTCATTTTACCACTTTGcatgtaaattaaatttatttaatgcattttttaaattcttaaaagaTTTCTCCTATCCCTACTGAAATGGACTCATATTCCTTTCTCTATTATCTCAgcgtaccttttttttttattacaaaaatacttcattcatcaatgaaaaataatctcattttattattttggatatccttaaaaaatagtttcattccaaaaataaaaattttctctctctacgaCTTTTAATTGACTTTAGTCAATCTCTTAACTTATAAaagtaactaattaaataacaatttttgTATCAATTGTccatacaattaaaattttgatgaaatttaaaatttactcaTATATTTGggccaattaaaatataatgacaAAAAGTATGAAAGCAACaacaaatttcatcaaaattttagaagaatggataaattaaaaatttataaatattgcGATTTAGTTACCTACTTGCGTTAACTACAAATCAACTaaaaattacttataatttaaacgacagttttccttttattttctccccGTAACTTaagagtacattttttttagatcTCGTGCTCAAACAAAatacatttcttttaatgggacaaagaaagtataatacaaaattacaaatggTAACATCAACAATAAGACGAGGAGTTGGGCATATATTGCGGGTTTTCCATCAAAATATTGAAACTGAACTTTCAACAATACAAGTAGTCATCCTTTTCATTGAAAAAACTCATTAATAGAATAGaagtattaacagaaatcCCTGcctataagaaaattataaggaaaagaaataaaatcaatcaatctTCTAAAAGAAAGTTAATAGCAAGCCAGCATGAGCAAACAAAGAACAGAAGGTGTGTTAATGTCTGTAACGGTGATAGCAAGGGcgatttattgaaaaattgacACTTGGAAAAGCTATATAAATCAGAAATGCAGCTTTGTTGAGAAGCAACATGAACCTGTGGGAAAGAATTACAGTCAATAATACAAACACTTgataaagagaataataagCACCTCAAGTTAATCAAACACCAACAGACAAGACAAGTAATAATCTTTCATTTCACTTCATGAATAACTCAAAGTGTGTCTTCGTAACCATAGACGGCCAAATGAGCATGAACATACGCACGGTGATTTGTTTGAGAACCTAAAACTATAGCAAAGTGAATGTAGGGATAAAtctaacaaaaaacaaaaaacctGGTACTACAAAATTGACGATGCGACTGAAATGGTGAATATTAGTTTTAGGTTTTCGTTTCAGCACCATAGTACCATACATACACTGCTAAGAACTAAGAAGACTATTACATGCATGTTACCCTATTCACAAGTCTTCGTTTGCTATCACTCCCAAGCGAGAATTGTACTGTAAAATTTTTAGGATTGTAATTTTAGACCCCCACATGAATCGCCAATTTGTACCAGTTCACTCAGTCCAATGTCCTTTTAatgacaaaatcaaataatccGTATAAGTTTTTGAAGCCACCATTCTTTTGGGATTTAAAGGTATAATATTCTTTAGGAAAATCTTGCTCAAACCATGTTTTGTAACGGAAGAAATAGAAAGCCATTTAGTCAGTTCCAGAAAACATGCTAAATGCCTAAGATGCTATGAAACAATACACAGCTTGTTCACAGAAATTGGCAAGGCGTCTAAAAGTGACATAAATAACTATCACAATAGGGGGCTTTTCAAAGCTTGAAACTGATGCAGAGCATGCCACACCAACAGCCCATACATTTTATGACTAATATGGCAATTTATACCAAGTACCTACACAAGAGTGCCATAAGCATTAAATAAGCAGATCAAGCAAAAACCGAGCACATAAACAGAGCAAGTAGCAACACTTAAGCTATAAACGAATTGACATGTAATATTTCACATATCTTACCTAACGGTTGAAATACTATGGAAACGTTGTTGATGCTGATCCACCACTTGTAGGAACCTTTGTTACTGCGGTAGCTGTGGTTGTTGTTCCCATTGTGCCTATAGATGATAACCCTGTCTGCGAATTCTGGTACATTCCTAATCCATTGTAAGCTTCTTGCGCCCCGTAGCGGCCCATCACTGTAGGACTTATGCTATTGATCCCATAGTTACCACTCAATGATGCACCAAATATTGAAGCAGCTAAACCTGCTTGATCATACCCTGCTGCTAATAAAGCATTCCCTGCCAATCCAATCCCTGGATTCTGCGCCATCAAAAACCCGCCCGCATTCAAATTTGCTCCCAACATACCTGTGTTCATCCCCAAATTACTGTAGTTAACATCAGTAGCCGCAGGGTTCACACTACTGTTACTAGTCTGCCCAGACGAATTGTTGGCAAAATTCTCAACAAATTTCTTGCAATGCAATTGACAATTCTCAACCACCTTAATTGGCTCCTCCATCGCTTTCTTGTAACCTTCCGTTGACTTGTAAGTTATAATGGCGAATCCTTTGAACTTATTTGTAACAGGATCCACCCCTAATGGTCCTTCCTCGATCTCTCCAAACCTCCCAAAAAACGCTTTGAGCTTCTCGAAGCTTACATGGGGCGCTACATTTGCCACATACATTTTCCTATTATTTCCTCCCTCGGCTACCACTGTTCCAGAAGAGGCACCAATCGCTGCCAGCTGGCACGTGACGGTCCTGTTCCCGATCCTCTTCTGGGGAACTTTGAGAGCCTTCTTTGCTGCGGCTCGCGTCTTGAACATCACGAAGGCGTATCCTTTAGCACGCCCAGTGTTCTTATCGGTGATTAACTTGCTCTCTTCGATTTCACCAAAGGACTTGAATGCCTGGACGAGCTGTTCGGCGGTGGCATCCCAACCGAgcccaaaaacaaatattttgcGGTGGGCGGGGTCAGAATCTGCCTTCTGCACAATTTTAGGGAGGAGTTTAGGGTCCTTCACTGCCGCTTCTTTGAGAAGGTCTATGATTTGGGATTTTCCAAAAGGTTCCAATAATTCCCGGAGAGCTTCTTGCTTTGATGCCTCatcctctccttcttcttcttcttcagctGAAGaagattcttcttcttctccatcctCGGATTCTGATTCCAACTCCTCTTCTGATGAGGAAGACTCTCCGATTTCTTCCTCATTAGAGgactcttcttcttcttcttctttttctaaGACTTTTGCTTCTTCACGAACTACTGCCTGTTTATGTTCATTCGTATGCAGAGACGATGGAGTTTTTCGTTTCTTCGCCATTGGAGCAACTTCCAGATCCTTAAtttatatctatctatacaaGACTGCCACTTTTCTACCCAAATTTTCACTCAATAACGTAATGGCATGTATCACATAGGTGAATGAGTTTGCAGCTGTTTTTCTCTCCAGAATTCTAAAAACATTCACACAACTGCTTCtcaaattctgaaaaaaaGCTCATAAATTTCCATCTGCACTGCTGCTTTTTGAAACCCATCAAActgaataaaacaaattaaaaacaatttaaactAGAAAGTAATCGATGCAGACTCTAAGACGATAGAACAGTTTACATGAACAACATCATCAGCTCAATCATCAAATTACCTGATCCATGGAAGGAATGAGACTGAGAGAATGATTTTTAGAGCTCATGAAACTAACTacccaaattaatttttagaaatcatgaaacaaaatccccaaattaaaACGTACTCACTAAACAATCGGTGCGGATACAGAATCTAACGTATTTATTTCACTCATGCAGCAAAACCCCTAACTTaataccaaaattttcggTTTATCCCAATTCCATTTCAacattgaatttttattttacagtTCGTGATTAATTCCGGTAATTTCATAACCAAGTTGAAAAGACAAAAAGATTTCTTCAAGTCCTTCAAGAAGAGGACTTACTATACTTGTAGTTCCTAGAATTTAGCAACCGATATAAAATCTATGAAATGAATTAACCATAAGAAGGTGATATTGTTACCTAAGTTTGCATGGACCGAAACTGGAAAAGCTTGTATCTTCAAGATTGAAACTCTAAATATGGAGGCTGAGGAAGAAGGTAGGGGAGAGTGAACAGATAGACAACGGCGCGGTGTTGGCGGCGGCAGAGAGGGGCAACGCAGGCGGTGGTGAGAGACCGAGACGTGTGAAAGTTTGGGGAAGAAATTATAggtttatgtttttattttatttctcatttatccACTCAAGTTGCGTTCATGACTAAGTATCATTAGACTATCCATTTACGATTAAGTTGtagaattattttagttgaaggGAGGAGgctataactaattatcatgagacaaTCCATCTGAAATTAAGTTGTAGAGtttaatcttatgaaccaaacatgatacatctttaatcatgagatttaatcttgGCAACTGAACACTCCCTTACTATTTGTTGTTCAATATGGAAGATTATAAACAGTGATCGAATATATAATGCATATATTCatagaattgaattttaatttatttatttttctggataattatataataattagttataattataacgTTTAACTAGAATAATCTCACATCTTAACACTATCACCAATCATTCATATCaaactcaaatatatttttgaatatatgtcacaccaaaaaatagttttacttcaactatttacattaaattcaaatatgacACAATTTCTAACTTCTGAGTATATATCTCATAAATTTTTGCAATAACACAATGTTTGGTATTGGtctatataaaatgaaaaagtaagtTTGAGTTGAGTATATGATTTAGGAAGTtttctatattaaaactcatttttgatGTATGATGAAGATGGTCTAATCCTAGatgtattattatataataattagttataaaaaCCGTACGAACACCAAACAATATCTTTATTTCATTGGTTTCCTTTATCTTTAAtcccaacaaaataaaaacttattGAAGGCCATAAATGTCACTCACTATTTCCCCTACTCTACCACAAGTGATTGtcacataatttaagaaaacaataaagagaaattaaagtgAGAaatgtagaataaaataaaaaaaaagaagaaaatatgttgttattttgctaaaaaaaagaaaatcaattattCGCATTGAGACGagacaattcaaaataaaaaattgatcacTTACAATGGAACAAAGAGACTATGATTTATGATCAATtgatatatactccattttcttaaattttaattatttctcgTATCTGAATTTCTCCTTTAAAGTCAACTAGAATCACTAAATTAATGAATCCCAACAAGAATTAATATTGGACGCGCGCGAaagatttcatttgttttgttcatttcatttataaacAAATTCTTTTTACAAGATGGTAATTTAGAAGTTtatcataatcaaaatttaagtaAAACATATCCAAGTGAGAATAAGAACCCTATATTATTCATCattaaattaggataaaatgaaaaagacaAATAcagatcaaataatataaacttcaataataacataaaattgtTTAACCTAATTTTTTTGCCATTTGATTCttgtgttaattttataatttggttTGTGTCTCTCCTAGTAAAGCTCATctgcatttttgtattttgcatTGTTAAAATAACCATACAAAATAGCGGGTTTATTTACCCACAAGAAAATTCAACCAGGTTAGAAAGAGAGATGCACTACTATACACTTTTGTGTATATAATGTGCCCATCTTGCATTCCAAAATCACGCTCCTTCCCTTTTCCCCTATTCTCATGATTCTACCATTTTCGTTAATTTGAGATTCgaaaaattttcattcttgaGGGAGATTAATAGAAGGCATGGCTACGGTTTAATCGAATGTTGACTATAACATGTTTTCAATATCCtcgtttattaattaaatgttgcATTCTCTCCTAGAAATGACACCTCATTTCTCTGAAAATCTATGCTTCAATGATTCTCCAGCGCGACAGTCGTCGAGAAAAGAAGCTCCAACTAGTCTATCATTTTTTAAGAATTTCGGATGATTTTCCTCCGGACTCCGTTTGGAAGCATGAAATTTGGGGTGTTGTTGGAATTAGAACTTTTAATTCCATATCCAATAGAATTAGAATTAAACTCTCTCGATTccacaattttgaatttcatattaaGTAGGAGTAGATAACTGGAGTTCCAAATGGTTATAAAATTAGATATCttcaatatatattcataaacaACATGCAATACGCGTAGACACACTTGTACTCAGTTATTAGTGCTAATATAATATGCATCACGTCAATGTATCCATAACACACAATGTACAAGCACACACGCACTCATAGTCAGTTGTTATTgctaatataataatatgcatCACGTCAATAATTTTTGTTACAAAATTTTCTTGTTCTGATTAGTTTCAAGAATTCAAAATGAGAAGGaaagaaaacaatttgaaaactgaaaagaaTCAAAAACTGGAAATGATGATTGGGCTTTCGTTAATGTGGTACAAATTGTTGATCTACCGTTAATTAGAGATGTCAATTGGACTAGCATTACTCATATTATAGGATAAATCAATTGGACTAGAAGATGGTATGACTTGTGTGATGTTAATATAGGATAAATTTCTTTCCTAATCAAGTCTTAGTCGAGTAATTTGTTTAATCGGGTATACTCGATCGAATAACGGGTACACCTGATTTTTAgctacttttagttttaatacCCACACCTGAACCTACTTTTGCGAGTAGCGGataggggtgggaatacggatatcgggtattgggttTACCCGTACCCAACCCGATACCCgccgggtattggatacccaatatccaattttatgggattgggTATGGGATtggatattgaaatttaagataaatcgggtattgggtaaCCCGAATGGGTATTGGGTATTAcccgaatatccaatttattatttaaattttttttaaaattaggttTAGCCATTTTGAGCTTCAAGAGTTgggctaatttatttattaattccaaCTTACTGAGTTAACTTTctctaaatttatataaataagtcaatctctcttactctagGTCACGGTTTCTCCAAACTCTCACCTCGCATTCATCCTttggaataattattttgacttttgaattatattatttgttgcttctacagtttaattaaatgtgtaacttttattatttttacttacatattgcataaccaattctcataaatataatcgtatactttaaaataaaagtgaccattttttataaatgcaacattaaaaatattagtcaatttaaatatttttgtatttatattaatatataaaatttgattttttttattagttattaacgCATGTAAAgagtcgggtatttgggtacccgatacgGATACCCGAGGCGGGTATTGGAATACCTGAAAATATATCGGGTCGGGTTTTGGATAGACATTTAGATTattttcgggtttgggtacccggTTTCGGGTCGGGTATCCACGGATACCCGTATTCCTACCCCAAGTAGCGGATATCTAATACACGGTGGGTATCGGGTCGGATCAGAAATTACCCATTACCCGTTACCCGTTTTGACAGACCTATAGAAAGGAATATGAATCACTTAACAGAGGACAGAAAGAGTGCGTTTATATTGAATCATAATTTTCAGCATGGAAAAATATTGTCATCAGTTATGAAGATACAACATGTTTAGGATCAAGTGGCTACTGTCAAAATAATtggtactcccttcgtctcagCTTAAGTAagacgttttcctttttggtacGTCTAAAATGAGacagtttcattttttggtactctctccgtccgccattaggagtcccgggcACTTTTGtgcactcattttataaaaatgataataaatagttaaagtggagaaaatactagtaaagtaagagagagaataatgttaaGAAGACTCTTCTCatcattattctctctcttactttaccatttcttcattttaactattttttataaaacgagtgtgCAAAAATGACTGGGActcataattaatactccctccgtccccgattaatagtcacacttttccatttcgattcgtccccaattaagagtcacacttcatttttaccataaatagtaagtaggtctcacattccactaactcaattcactcacattattataaaaccaatataaaaaaatgggtccacattccaccaacttttctttatatttcttaaaactcgtgcccggtcaaaatgTGACTACTAAtcgggaacggagggagtaattaattccctcttctctcctactttatcatcttatctctctaactttatcctctcttttttttcttattttattctcaatcttactttattttctcttttcttttcttactgtattctctcttcttttttttattattaataatttaattaactaaatatcaaaatagaaatatctcAATTAGATCGTGACAGTTAGCTGAATCACATGAAATTTTTTCCCAACTCAAGATTAGAAATGGAACAAGCTAAAGAAATTGGTGCAAACTATAAAACTGTTAATCAAGAAACCCCAAATCAGGGAAAAAAAACCCATTGTctataaatcacaaaatttacaAGATAACTTGTCACAAAATTTGAAGCACAGTTGGCAAATGGGCATAAATTGTAGTGATAGACTAGTTCTAGGCGTTCAAATCGTTTAAcataacaaagaaaaagaatatggTAGTGCTGCTGAGTTACAATGGTAAGGAGATCGATCTAATGCAGTCAGAGAAGCGTTTGTCTCCACAATTGTTGAGTCTCCAGTTCCTGCAAAATTGATCCAAGCTTAGgaacagttatgaagcaaattatactatattttactcttcaataactaaaattgatTACCTGAGGCGCTGTTTATTCATGATCTTTAGAGGTCATTCATGAGACATACTTCTCAACTTCATTCCTCCGTCGATAACGGAAGTAGGCAAACTGAATGAGTATCTGAACAGCTCCATTAAGGATAACCACGTAACAACATTAATCTAGGTTTTCTATCAATCATTTCCAACCAAGTAAAGGATACAAAAGCATCAAGAATCACGCATCCTCCAGCGTCCACCAGCCAAGGAAGATTAGGTTTTACTTTTAACCAGTTTAAGCTGTTAACCAGGATGCTGAAAAGAAGACAGATAATAGAGATTAATATGAGAACCAGTTTTGCACAAGTACTGTTAGGTTCCAAGGTATAATACTTAGTAATTATAGTATGGACATATAGCTAAACTGTTTACCTTGCCACATATGTGGTATTGCCAATAACAGCAAAGACAAACATCAATGGGTTAAGCCCCTGATACAACACATTGGTAAAATATTTCAGAATTAACTGATCAATTATTAGATACAGAGTCTAAGGTCACAATTTTTATGATAGTCTTTTGCTTGATAGCAAAAATAAGAGCACAAATGTTACCTCTGTATGCCCCCTTTTAAtctgcaaaagaaaaaaaataaaatgaataccTTGAGATAACAATCTGCACTGACTCTGCTTATGTGACTAGAAACACTGATAATAAAAGTGCAGATTCAACAAATTACATTTAGGTAAATCTGAGGTAGACGTCCACCCATGTAGATAGCTGCCATTCCCCAACCAAGGACGGACCCTATCCCACTGAAACCTGCAGCCAAATTATTGTGTGCTGAACTTCCCATAGCCTGCAAATTCAATTACTACAGAATATAAAGCAAAGTCCTAGGCTATAAATGGCTTGTCTTGCTCATCAAATACTTGTCTTTACAAAGAAACTTTAAGGATCACAAACCATTAAAGAATAAGATGTACGAAAGTTCATAAAAAGTACCTCCAAAAGTTTTCTTCCAACTTGCAACACAATGCCCCCTGTTGGATTTTTGATAACTGAATTGTTTACAAGTCTTTCTGATCGTAGGTGGTTGTGACTGCCCACTAAGAATGTCATCAAGGAAACCTGCAGTAAAGCAAAGAGAAAAACCAGGTCAAAGGAAAGCATTAAATTGGTAATCCAACATTTCATGGATGCCGTAAGAAGCTCACCACACACAGcatggttttgatttttggagTACCAGATTTTGGTGACCTGCCTTCACCTAACAATGGTTCTCTGAACCAACGTTGCTCGATGTCCAAAAGAGGACTTCTCGGACCGAGGAAGGACCCTGCAGGAGGTGTACGACTTACTGAAAGTGATCTTGCTGACCTGAAATCCCATTGACATAGTCAGAGATCTAGAAGAAACCAAATGTTATTAAATGTTAATTCTTCAAAAAGAGGGATTGCTGACATGAAATATAGCTCATCATAGCTACTGGGTGAGCTGGATACGGCATGAATAGTTGAACTTGGAGGAACTCCCCATCTCTGTACGAAACTGCCATTTTCATTATCAGAATCATTATTGTGCTCTCTTCTCTCTGCAGCTTCAGTTTGCACAGCCTGGTGATACATATTGCCAGAATATAACTATCAGACTTTGACACATAAAGTATCCATTAACGGATCCAGAAGTAGGGTTTGGGATGACTGATCCATTATGTATGTGAAAATGTcgaagaagagagaatatagtaatttaaaaGTGGGATATTTGTAAATTCTCATTGCATGCCGTCACTTTCCTTAAATCTATCGATCTCAGTTGAGTTACAAGTTTCATATAGCATATCATCTGCAGTATGGGGTATGGCTTCCTAGGAACTGCAGTTTTacatgaaatgaaatggaaaggAAAGAGCATTTATATATCTGTTCTTGCAAGGACAAACCTCCTGCCTCCTGTTGTTGGACTTGAGTCGTGGATAAATGTGGACATAATAAACCGCTTGTAATGTAAGAATAATAGTAGTTACTGCATATAACTGCAATCAATCACAAGAATGCTGTTTATCCAATCTGATCAGagtgcattaaaaaaatgatgccTGAAGAAAAAATCATACCACTGCTGTATAATATTGAGTTGGAAGCTGCACATGAAAAGCATTAGTTAAACATTCTACCACAACATATTTGAGATAGAGGCAAAGTAACAGATTGCTAGAAGATTAACCATTTAAAAGTAGGATACATATAGCTAGAGCAAAGCAAAAACTTACAGTCTCTGGTTCTAGTATGCAGCCAAAAAGGTTGAAAGAATCTCTGCCAAAGCAattataaagtaaatgataAGCAAATACTAGATATGATAATCAATCA
The nucleotide sequence above comes from Salvia hispanica cultivar TCC Black 2014 chromosome 5, UniMelb_Shisp_WGS_1.0, whole genome shotgun sequence. Encoded proteins:
- the LOC125188679 gene encoding UBP1-associated protein 2B-like, which codes for MAKKRKTPSSLHTNEHKQAVVREEAKVLEKEEEEEESSNEEEIGESSSSEEELESESEDGEEEESSSAEEEEEGEDEASKQEALRELLEPFGKSQIIDLLKEAAVKDPKLLPKIVQKADSDPAHRKIFVFGLGWDATAEQLVQAFKSFGEIEESKLITDKNTGRAKGYAFVMFKTRAAAKKALKVPQKRIGNRTVTCQLAAIGASSGTVVAEGGNNRKMYVANVAPHVSFEKLKAFFGRFGEIEEGPLGVDPVTNKFKGFAIITYKSTEGYKKAMEEPIKVVENCQLHCKKFVENFANNSSGQTSNSSVNPAATDVNYSNLGMNTGMLGANLNAGGFLMAQNPGIGLAGNALLAAGYDQAGLAASIFGASLSGNYGINSISPTVMGRYGAQEAYNGLGMYQNSQTGLSSIGTMGTTTTATAVTKVPTSGGSASTTFP
- the LOC125190943 gene encoding uncharacterized protein LOC125190943 isoform X2 is translated as MGSFLCSTHHLFSVTLGFVSVVSWCVAEIPQIITNYRNKSAEGLSILFLITWIVGDSFNLFGCILEPETLPTQYYTAVLYAVTTIILTLQAVYYVHIYPRLKSNNRRQEAVQTEAAERREHNNDSDNENGSFVQRWGVPPSSTIHAVSSSPSSYDELYFMSARSLSVSRTPPAGSFLGPRSPLLDIEQRWFREPLLGEGRSPKSGTPKIKTMLCVVSLMTFLVGSHNHLRSERLVNNSVIKNPTGGIVLQVGRKLLEAMGSSAHNNLAAGFSGIGSVLGWGMAAIYMGGRLPQIYLNIKRGHTEGLNPLMFVFAVIGNTTYVASILVNSLNWLKVKPNLPWLVDAGGCVILDAFILIQFAYFRYRRRNEVEKYVS
- the LOC125190141 gene encoding 40S ribosomal protein S2-4-like, yielding MADRGGDRGGFGRGFGGRGRGGDRGGRGRGRRPRREAEEEKWVPCTKLGRLVRDGKIKSLEQIYLHSLPIKEYQIIDLLVGPSLKDEVMKIMPVQKQTRAGQRTRFKAFVVVGDSNGHVGLGVKCSKEVATAIRGAIILAKLSVIPVRRGYWGNKIGKVHTVPCKVTGKCGSVTVRMVPAPRGSGIVAARVPKKVLQFAGIDDVFTSSRGSTKTLGNFVKATFDCLLKTYGFLTPDFWRETRFTKSPFQEYTDLLAKPTAKIVHVVDDVDA
- the LOC125190943 gene encoding uncharacterized protein LOC125190943 isoform X1 — encoded protein: MQANVDIGMGSFLCSTHHLFSVTLGFVSVVSWCVAEIPQIITNYRNKSAEGLSILFLITWIVGDSFNLFGCILEPETLPTQYYTAVLYAVTTIILTLQAVYYVHIYPRLKSNNRRQEAVQTEAAERREHNNDSDNENGSFVQRWGVPPSSTIHAVSSSPSSYDELYFMSARSLSVSRTPPAGSFLGPRSPLLDIEQRWFREPLLGEGRSPKSGTPKIKTMLCVVSLMTFLVGSHNHLRSERLVNNSVIKNPTGGIVLQVGRKLLEAMGSSAHNNLAAGFSGIGSVLGWGMAAIYMGGRLPQIYLNIKRGHTEGLNPLMFVFAVIGNTTYVASILVNSLNWLKVKPNLPWLVDAGGCVILDAFILIQFAYFRYRRRNEVEKYVS